One region of Synechococcus elongatus PCC 11801 genomic DNA includes:
- the grxC gene encoding glutaredoxin 3, with amino-acid sequence MANVEIYTWSACPFCIRAKALLTRKGVAFQEYAIDGDEAARAVMAERANGRRSLPQIFIDDQHIGGCDDLHALDRQGGLDPLLGLTA; translated from the coding sequence GTGGCCAACGTCGAAATTTACACTTGGAGCGCTTGCCCCTTCTGCATTCGGGCGAAAGCGCTGCTGACCCGCAAGGGTGTGGCTTTTCAGGAATACGCGATCGATGGCGATGAAGCCGCGCGGGCAGTGATGGCTGAGCGGGCCAATGGTCGCCGCAGCCTGCCGCAAATTTTCATCGATGACCAGCACATCGGCGGTTGCGATGATCTGCATGCCCTCGATCGCCAAGGTGGCCTTGATCCCTTACTGGGTCTAACCGCGTGA
- the gatC gene encoding Asp-tRNA(Asn)/Glu-tRNA(Gln) amidotransferase subunit GatC, with the protein MSIDLAQVQKVAHLARLALTPEEEQQFTTQLNSILEYVEQLSELPTDDVQPTTRAIEVVNVTRPDETQLADNREELLSIAPEQEGDFFRVPQILQE; encoded by the coding sequence ATGTCGATCGATCTGGCTCAAGTCCAAAAAGTTGCCCACTTGGCTCGCTTGGCGCTCACTCCCGAAGAAGAGCAGCAGTTCACGACGCAGCTCAATAGCATCTTGGAGTACGTCGAGCAGCTAAGCGAACTGCCGACGGATGACGTGCAGCCGACCACGCGGGCAATCGAGGTGGTCAATGTGACGCGGCCTGATGAAACGCAACTGGCCGATAACCGCGAGGAATTGCTGAGCATTGCGCCGGAGCAAGAAGGCGACTTCTTCCGTGTGCCGCAGATCCTGCAAGAGTAG
- a CDS encoding photosystem I assembly protein Ycf3, producing the protein MPRTQRNDNFIDKSFTVMADLILKVLPTNRKSKEAFAYYRDGMSAQADGEYAEALENYQEALTLEEDPIDRSFILYNIALVHTSNGDHQTALDHYLQALDLNPKMPQALNNIAVIHHFLGQRSEEAGNDDEAERHYDQAAEYWTQAIRLAPNNYIEAQNWLKTTGRSKVDVYF; encoded by the coding sequence ATGCCGAGAACCCAGCGCAACGACAACTTCATCGACAAGTCTTTTACGGTGATGGCAGACCTGATTCTCAAGGTGTTGCCGACCAACCGGAAGTCTAAGGAAGCGTTTGCCTACTACCGTGATGGCATGTCGGCCCAAGCCGATGGCGAATACGCCGAGGCGCTGGAGAACTATCAAGAGGCGCTGACGCTCGAAGAAGATCCGATTGATCGCAGCTTTATCCTCTACAACATTGCGCTGGTGCATACCAGCAATGGCGATCACCAAACAGCGCTGGATCATTATCTGCAAGCCTTGGATTTGAATCCCAAGATGCCGCAGGCGCTCAACAACATTGCGGTCATTCACCACTTCCTCGGTCAGCGATCGGAGGAAGCAGGCAATGATGATGAAGCCGAACGCCACTACGATCAAGCGGCAGAGTATTGGACGCAGGCGATTCGCCTTGCCCCAAACAACTACATCGAAGCCCAGAACTGGCTGAAAACCACTGGCCGTTCTAAAGTTGACGTTTACTTCTAG
- a CDS encoding DUF3288 family protein, with product MSESSGKDQEHPLWRSDRTTVDSLLVGEATDFNLCELARLKIRYQGFPGARDIQRDLEKALQRWQLDEASLFERTREIHQRGGIYQGRNKDQDDWS from the coding sequence ATGAGCGAATCCAGCGGCAAGGATCAGGAACATCCTCTCTGGCGATCGGATCGCACCACGGTCGATAGCCTGTTGGTCGGTGAAGCGACGGACTTCAATCTCTGTGAACTGGCGCGCCTCAAAATTCGCTATCAAGGCTTCCCCGGTGCTCGCGACATCCAGCGTGACCTTGAAAAGGCGCTGCAGCGCTGGCAGTTGGATGAGGCCAGCCTGTTTGAGCGCACCCGCGAAATCCATCAACGCGGTGGGATATATCAAGGCCGTAACAAGGATCAGGATGATTGGAGTTGA
- a CDS encoding heavy metal translocating P-type ATPase, translated as MPATIAQPVEASPTSVLLEVEGMKCAGCVAAVEQRLQQVDGVEAISVNLITRLAKVDYDAAIADPDALTTAIAGLGFKAQLRQDGNPLTLPVAEIPPLQQQRLQLAIAAFLLVVSSWGHLGHWLDHPLPGADQLWFHALLATWALLGPGRAILQAGWQGLRCGAPNMNSLVMLGTGSAYLASLTALIWPQLGWVCFFDEPVMLLGFILLGRTLEEQARFRSQAALQKLLALQPETTQLLTAPSSIAPDDLLEAPAQTWLVAQLRSGDYVQVLPGDRIPVDGCVVAGQSSLDTAMLTGESLPQACQISDRVCAGTLNLSHRLVIRAEQTGGQTRLAAIVRCVAEAQQRKAPVQRFADAIAGRFVYGVCAIAALTFGFWWTLGSRWWPQVLQQPLPGLLIHAPHHGMEMAHNHSHSPLLLALTLAISVLVVACPCALGLATPTAILVATGLAAEQGILVRGGDVLEQLARIKHFVFDKTGTLTQGQFELIEIRPLADVEPNRLLQWAAALEADSRHPLAIALQAAARSANLPALTASDRQQVPGLGVSGICEGRSLRLGSPAWVQLTAEKLPTGSTAATPILLADDQQLLGCFWLQDQPRPEAAEVVQALRSRGATVQILSGDRQTTTAALAQQLGLEANSVVAEVLPEAKAEAIATLQADGDAVAMIGDGINDAPALATAAVGISLAAGSDIAQDSAGLLLSRDRLDSVLVAWELSQMGLRTIRQNLTWALGYNLVMLPLAAGAFLPAYGLALTPAIAGACMAVSSLAVVSNSLLLRYWFRRSLNHSVSA; from the coding sequence ATGCCCGCCACGATCGCCCAGCCCGTTGAGGCTAGCCCGACTTCTGTTCTGCTGGAAGTGGAGGGGATGAAATGTGCGGGCTGTGTGGCTGCCGTGGAGCAGCGCCTGCAGCAGGTGGATGGTGTCGAAGCAATCAGCGTCAACCTGATCACGCGGCTCGCCAAGGTCGATTACGATGCGGCGATCGCAGATCCAGACGCGTTGACTACGGCGATCGCAGGGCTGGGATTTAAGGCGCAGTTGCGGCAAGACGGTAACCCGCTGACTTTGCCAGTTGCTGAGATTCCGCCGTTGCAACAACAGCGCTTACAACTGGCGATCGCGGCGTTCCTGCTTGTGGTTTCGAGTTGGGGGCACCTCGGTCACTGGCTCGACCATCCTCTACCGGGCGCTGATCAGCTGTGGTTCCATGCGCTGTTGGCGACTTGGGCCTTGCTGGGTCCCGGGCGTGCCATTCTGCAAGCGGGTTGGCAGGGGCTTCGCTGCGGCGCGCCCAATATGAATAGCTTGGTGATGCTGGGGACAGGCAGCGCTTATCTGGCAAGTCTGACGGCATTAATTTGGCCACAGCTCGGCTGGGTCTGTTTTTTTGATGAGCCCGTGATGCTGCTGGGCTTCATTTTGCTAGGGCGAACCTTAGAAGAGCAGGCGCGGTTTCGCAGTCAGGCGGCTCTCCAAAAGCTCTTGGCTTTGCAACCAGAAACGACGCAGTTACTGACAGCTCCGAGTTCGATCGCGCCGGATGATCTCCTTGAAGCACCGGCTCAGACTTGGCTGGTGGCGCAACTCCGCAGCGGCGACTACGTGCAAGTGCTGCCCGGCGATCGCATTCCGGTTGATGGCTGTGTTGTCGCGGGGCAGAGCAGTCTGGATACGGCGATGCTGACTGGAGAATCGCTGCCCCAAGCTTGTCAGATCAGCGATCGCGTTTGCGCGGGGACGCTCAACCTCAGCCATCGTTTGGTGATTCGAGCAGAGCAAACCGGCGGCCAAACTCGACTGGCGGCGATCGTGCGCTGTGTGGCGGAGGCGCAACAACGAAAAGCGCCGGTGCAGCGGTTTGCTGATGCGATCGCGGGGCGCTTCGTCTATGGGGTCTGTGCGATCGCGGCGCTGACCTTTGGGTTCTGGTGGACACTGGGTAGCCGTTGGTGGCCGCAAGTTCTGCAGCAGCCTTTGCCAGGTTTGCTGATCCATGCGCCGCATCACGGCATGGAGATGGCCCACAACCACAGTCATTCTCCCTTGTTGCTAGCGCTGACTTTGGCAATCAGTGTATTGGTGGTGGCATGCCCCTGTGCACTGGGTTTAGCCACACCCACCGCAATTCTGGTAGCCACAGGACTCGCCGCTGAACAGGGCATTTTGGTGCGCGGTGGCGATGTACTGGAACAGTTGGCGCGGATCAAGCACTTTGTCTTTGACAAGACTGGAACCCTGACCCAAGGCCAATTTGAGCTGATCGAGATCCGACCGCTAGCGGATGTTGAGCCCAATCGCCTCTTGCAGTGGGCAGCAGCTTTGGAAGCCGATAGTCGTCATCCTCTCGCGATCGCGCTGCAAGCCGCTGCCCGATCCGCAAATTTACCCGCTCTGACCGCTAGCGATCGCCAACAAGTTCCGGGTCTAGGAGTCAGTGGTATTTGCGAAGGGCGATCGCTGCGCTTAGGGAGTCCTGCTTGGGTGCAGCTCACTGCTGAAAAGTTACCGACTGGTTCCACTGCCGCAACGCCAATTTTGCTGGCCGATGATCAGCAACTGCTCGGTTGTTTCTGGCTACAGGATCAACCGCGTCCCGAGGCGGCAGAAGTTGTCCAAGCCCTGCGATCGCGGGGTGCGACTGTACAAATTCTCAGTGGCGATCGCCAGACCACAACTGCGGCACTAGCCCAACAACTTGGGCTGGAAGCTAACAGTGTGGTGGCGGAAGTTTTACCTGAAGCCAAGGCAGAAGCGATCGCGACCCTCCAAGCAGATGGTGATGCAGTCGCGATGATCGGTGACGGTATCAACGACGCACCCGCTCTGGCAACAGCTGCCGTGGGGATTAGTCTGGCAGCCGGCAGCGACATTGCGCAGGACAGCGCGGGCTTACTGCTCAGCCGCGATCGCCTCGACAGTGTGCTGGTGGCTTGGGAACTCAGCCAAATGGGTCTGCGAACGATTCGCCAAAACCTGACTTGGGCACTGGGCTACAACTTGGTGATGCTGCCCCTAGCAGCGGGTGCTTTCCTGCCTGCCTACGGGCTAGCACTGACGCCCGCGATCGCAGGGGCTTGCATGGCGGTCAGCTCTCTCGCAGTTGTTAGTAACTCGCTGCTGCTGCGCTATTGGTTCCGGCGATCGCTCAACCATTCAGTTTCTGCCTGA
- the atpC gene encoding ATP synthase F1 subunit epsilon, protein MSLTVRVIAPDRTVWDAPAQEVILPSTTGQLGILPGHAPLLSALDTGVLRVRSDKEWLSIAVLGGFAEVENNEVTVLVNAAERGDKIDLEEARAAFSQADERLKAVKEDDRQGKFQATQAYRRARARLQAAGGLVSV, encoded by the coding sequence ATGAGCCTGACTGTCCGCGTCATTGCTCCCGACCGAACGGTTTGGGACGCGCCTGCACAAGAAGTCATTCTGCCTAGTACCACTGGGCAGCTCGGCATTTTGCCGGGTCACGCACCGTTGCTTTCTGCCCTAGACACTGGTGTGTTGCGGGTGCGCTCTGACAAAGAATGGCTTTCGATCGCTGTTCTGGGCGGCTTCGCTGAAGTTGAAAACAACGAAGTTACGGTGTTGGTCAACGCTGCTGAGCGGGGCGACAAGATCGACCTTGAAGAAGCTCGTGCTGCCTTCAGTCAGGCGGATGAGCGCTTGAAAGCGGTCAAAGAAGACGATCGCCAAGGGAAGTTTCAAGCCACGCAAGCCTATCGTCGGGCCCGTGCTCGGTTGCAAGCTGCTGGTGGTCTGGTCAGCGTTTGA
- the atpD gene encoding F0F1 ATP synthase subunit beta, translating to MVTTTEKTNIGYIRQVIGPVVDVEFPAGKLPQIYNALVIKGKNEAGQELSVTCEVQQLLGDRKVRAVSMSTTDGLVRGLEVIDTGAPISVPVGEATLGRIFNVLGEPVDELGPVNASTTSPIHRDAPKLTDLETKPKVFETGIKVIDLLAPYRQGGKIGLFGGAGVGKTVLIQELINNIAKEHGGVSVFGGVGERTREGNDLYQEFKESGVIDEKNIANSKVALVYGQMNEPPGARMRVGLSALTMAEHFRDVNKQDVLLFIDNIFRFVQAGSEVSALLGRMPSAVGYQPTLGTDVGQLQERITSTLEGSITSIQAVYVPADDLTDPAPATTFAHLDATTVLSRGLASKGIYPAVDPLDSTSTMLQPSIVGEEHYRTARAVQSTLQRYKELQDIIAILGLDELSEEDRQTVARARKIEKFLSQPFFVAEVFTGSPGKYVKLEDTIKGFNRILDGELDDLPEQAFYLVGDIEEAIQKGAKLKAEA from the coding sequence ATGGTCACCACCACTGAGAAGACAAATATTGGCTACATCCGTCAGGTCATCGGCCCTGTCGTCGACGTAGAGTTCCCTGCGGGCAAACTGCCGCAGATTTACAACGCCCTCGTTATCAAGGGCAAAAATGAAGCCGGTCAAGAACTGTCGGTGACCTGCGAAGTGCAACAGCTTCTGGGCGATCGCAAGGTTCGTGCCGTTTCGATGAGCACCACTGACGGCTTGGTGCGTGGCTTGGAAGTGATCGACACTGGCGCTCCGATCAGCGTGCCGGTGGGTGAAGCCACCCTTGGCCGTATCTTCAACGTCCTCGGTGAGCCCGTTGACGAACTGGGTCCTGTCAACGCTTCGACAACCTCGCCGATTCACCGCGATGCTCCGAAGCTGACCGACTTGGAAACCAAGCCTAAGGTCTTCGAAACCGGTATTAAGGTGATCGACTTGCTGGCTCCCTATCGTCAGGGCGGCAAAATCGGTCTGTTCGGTGGTGCTGGTGTCGGCAAAACCGTCTTGATCCAAGAGTTGATCAATAACATTGCTAAAGAGCACGGCGGTGTGTCCGTGTTTGGCGGTGTGGGCGAGCGTACCCGCGAAGGGAACGACCTCTACCAAGAGTTCAAAGAGTCCGGCGTTATCGACGAGAAAAATATCGCCAACTCGAAAGTGGCCTTGGTCTACGGTCAGATGAACGAGCCGCCGGGTGCTCGGATGCGCGTCGGTCTGTCGGCGTTGACCATGGCGGAGCACTTCCGTGACGTCAACAAGCAAGACGTGTTGTTGTTCATCGACAACATCTTCCGCTTCGTGCAAGCCGGTTCAGAAGTGTCGGCACTGCTAGGCCGGATGCCTTCGGCAGTGGGCTATCAGCCGACCTTGGGTACCGACGTGGGTCAGCTGCAAGAGCGGATTACCTCGACCCTCGAAGGTTCGATCACCTCGATCCAAGCAGTCTACGTCCCTGCGGATGACTTGACTGACCCCGCGCCGGCGACCACCTTTGCTCACTTGGACGCCACCACTGTGTTGTCACGGGGTCTGGCTTCGAAAGGGATCTATCCGGCGGTTGACCCGTTGGATTCGACCTCGACGATGCTGCAACCCTCGATCGTCGGTGAAGAGCACTATCGGACGGCGCGGGCGGTTCAGTCGACCCTGCAACGCTACAAAGAGCTGCAAGACATCATCGCGATCTTGGGCTTGGATGAGCTGTCAGAAGAAGACCGTCAGACTGTGGCACGGGCTCGCAAAATCGAGAAGTTCTTGTCGCAACCCTTCTTCGTGGCGGAAGTGTTCACCGGTTCGCCCGGCAAATACGTGAAGCTGGAAGACACGATCAAAGGCTTCAATCGCATCCTCGACGGTGAGTTGGATGACCTGCCTGAGCAGGCCTTCTACTTGGTCGGCGATATCGAAGAAGCGATCCAAAAAGGCGCCAAGCTGAAAGCCGAAGCCTAA
- the groES gene encoding co-chaperone GroES — protein sequence MAAVSLSVSTVTPLGDRVFVKVAEAEEKTAGGIILPDNAKEKPQVGEIVAVGPGKRNDDGSRQAPEVKIGDKVLYSKYAGTDIKLGNDDYVLLSEKDILAVVA from the coding sequence ATGGCAGCTGTATCTCTGAGTGTTTCGACCGTGACGCCCTTGGGCGATCGCGTTTTCGTGAAAGTCGCTGAAGCTGAAGAAAAAACCGCTGGCGGCATCATTCTGCCCGACAACGCTAAAGAGAAGCCCCAAGTCGGCGAAATCGTGGCAGTTGGCCCTGGCAAACGCAACGACGACGGCAGCCGCCAAGCGCCTGAAGTCAAAATCGGCGACAAAGTTCTCTACTCCAAGTACGCCGGTACCGACATCAAACTCGGCAACGACGACTATGTGTTGCTGTCCGAGAAAGACATCTTGGCCGTTGTTGCCTAG
- the groL gene encoding chaperonin GroEL (60 kDa chaperone family; promotes refolding of misfolded polypeptides especially under stressful conditions; forms two stacked rings of heptamers to form a barrel-shaped 14mer; ends can be capped by GroES; misfolded proteins enter the barrel where they are refolded when GroES binds) has translation MAKRIIYNENARRALEKGIDILAEAVAVTLGPKGRNVVLEKKFGAPQIINDGVTIAKEIELEDHIENTGVALIRQAASKTNDAAGDGTTTATVLAHAVVKEGLRNVAAGANAILLKRGIDKATNFLVDQIKSHARPVEDSKSIAQVGAISAGNDFEVGQMIADAMDKVGKEGVISLEEGKSMTTELEVTEGMRFDKGYISPYFATDTERMEAVFDEPFILITDKKIGLVQDLVPVLEQVARAGRPLVIIAEDIEKEALATLVVNRLRGVLNVAAVKAPGFGDRRKAMLEDIAVLTGGQLITEDAGLKLDTTKIDQLGKARRITITKDNTTIVAEGNEAAVKARVDQIRRQIEETESSYDKEKLQERLAKLSGGVAVVKVGAATETEMKDRKLRLEDAINATKAAVEEGIVPGGGTTLAHLAPQLEEWATANLSGEELTGAQIVARALTAPLKRIAENAGLNGAVIAERVKSLPFDEGYDAANNQFVNMFTAGIVDPAKVTRSALQNAASIAAMVLTTECIVVDKPEPKEKAPAGAGGGMGDFDY, from the coding sequence ATGGCTAAACGGATCATTTACAACGAAAACGCCCGTCGCGCCCTTGAAAAAGGCATCGACATTCTGGCGGAAGCCGTTGCAGTCACCCTCGGCCCCAAAGGTCGCAACGTCGTTCTTGAGAAAAAATTCGGCGCACCGCAAATCATCAATGACGGTGTGACGATCGCCAAAGAAATCGAACTGGAAGACCACATCGAAAACACTGGTGTGGCGCTGATTCGTCAAGCCGCTTCCAAAACCAACGACGCAGCCGGTGACGGCACCACCACCGCAACCGTCTTGGCTCACGCTGTGGTCAAAGAAGGTCTGCGCAACGTGGCAGCTGGCGCCAACGCCATCCTGCTGAAGCGCGGGATCGACAAAGCCACCAACTTCTTGGTTGACCAAATCAAGTCCCACGCTCGTCCGGTCGAAGACTCCAAGTCGATCGCCCAAGTCGGTGCAATCTCGGCTGGCAACGACTTTGAAGTTGGCCAGATGATCGCCGATGCCATGGACAAAGTGGGCAAAGAAGGTGTCATCTCCTTGGAAGAAGGCAAATCGATGACCACCGAACTGGAGGTCACCGAAGGGATGCGTTTCGACAAGGGCTACATCTCGCCCTACTTCGCCACCGACACCGAGCGGATGGAAGCCGTCTTCGACGAGCCCTTCATCTTGATCACCGATAAGAAAATCGGTCTGGTCCAAGACTTGGTGCCCGTGCTCGAGCAAGTCGCTCGCGCTGGTCGTCCGCTGGTGATCATCGCTGAGGACATCGAGAAAGAAGCGCTGGCAACCTTGGTCGTCAACCGTCTGCGCGGTGTTCTGAACGTTGCTGCGGTCAAAGCACCTGGTTTTGGCGATCGCCGTAAAGCCATGCTGGAAGACATCGCTGTCTTGACCGGCGGTCAACTGATCACCGAAGACGCAGGTCTGAAACTGGACACCACCAAGATCGACCAGCTGGGTAAAGCCCGCCGGATCACGATCACCAAAGACAACACCACGATCGTGGCTGAAGGCAACGAAGCTGCTGTCAAAGCACGCGTTGACCAAATCCGTCGCCAAATCGAAGAAACTGAGTCGTCCTACGACAAAGAGAAGCTGCAAGAGCGTCTTGCCAAGCTCTCCGGTGGCGTTGCTGTCGTCAAAGTTGGCGCTGCAACCGAAACCGAAATGAAAGACCGCAAACTGCGTCTGGAAGATGCGATCAACGCCACCAAAGCGGCGGTTGAAGAAGGCATCGTTCCTGGCGGCGGCACCACCTTGGCGCACCTCGCTCCTCAACTGGAAGAGTGGGCAACTGCCAACCTCAGCGGTGAAGAGCTGACCGGTGCTCAGATTGTGGCTCGTGCCCTGACGGCTCCGCTGAAGCGGATTGCTGAAAACGCTGGCCTCAACGGCGCTGTGATTGCTGAGCGCGTCAAGTCGCTGCCCTTCGATGAAGGTTACGACGCGGCCAACAACCAATTCGTGAACATGTTCACGGCTGGTATCGTTGACCCCGCCAAAGTGACCCGTAGCGCCCTGCAAAACGCGGCTTCGATCGCAGCTATGGTGCTGACCACCGAGTGCATCGTGGTCGACAAGCCCGAACCGAAGGAAAA